Below is a genomic region from Cognatiyoonia koreensis.
CGAGGATATCGTCGCCGTTCTCTTGCGCTTTGGATGCGCGCAAATCAGCAACTTCGCGCTTGAGTGCCTCTGCCTCGCGGGTCTTGGCGCGCGCGTCAGAGCGAATGCGATGTTCACGCACCCATTCCCAGAGAAAACCGATCATCAGGCCTGCCGCAACGCCGATAAAGATCACGACGAACAGCGGCAATTGCACGTCTGGCGAAATGTTCAGCAGGTTGCTGATCGCTTCAGGCATGGCACGCACAGTGACCATCGCTGTGTTCCCGAGACCGACAAGGATCAGGCACAGCGCAACGATAGCCCAGAACGCGTAACGAATGGTTTTCATGGTTGCCTCTTAATGACCGTTCAGTCGGTCACGTAGCAGTTTGCCCGTCTTGAAGAAAGGCACGTGTTTTTCTTCGACCTGCACCGCTTCGCCGGTGCGCGGGTTGCGACCGGTCCGCTGGTCGCGCTTCTTGACCGAGAACGCACCAAAGCCGCGCAGTTCGACACGGTCACCATTGGACATGGCACCGGTAATTTCTTCGAAGATGGTATTCACGATGCGTTCGACGTCTCGTTGATACAGGTGCGGGTTTTCGTCTGCGATTTTTTGAATCAACTCAGAACGGATCATAGGGGCCCCCCAGGACATGTTTCACGCGCGGCAGCACATCTTGCCGACTATACGCACAAACCTACGCGCGTTGAATAGCATGACAACGACCTTTTTCAGCCAAAATTGAAAAACTTTGGCCAAAGTTGGGGTGGCAAGCCCTTGATTAAGGATACCTTTTCAGATGTTGCGCGCGCCGCACCCCAATTTGCGCCCGCCGCATCACGACCGATTCGGGGGCAATCACGCATGTTCCTCGAACGCCCAATGGAACAAGAGCAGCGTTGGAGGGTTCTTTCGCTGACAAAACAGGAGCCAAACCATGACCACCGAGCACGCCCGTT
It encodes:
- a CDS encoding lipopolysaccharide assembly protein LapA domain-containing protein; the encoded protein is MKTIRYAFWAIVALCLILVGLGNTAMVTVRAMPEAISNLLNISPDVQLPLFVVIFIGVAAGLMIGFLWEWVREHRIRSDARAKTREAEALKREVADLRASKAQENGDDILALIDAR
- the ihfB gene encoding integration host factor subunit beta translates to MIRSELIQKIADENPHLYQRDVERIVNTIFEEITGAMSNGDRVELRGFGAFSVKKRDQRTGRNPRTGEAVQVEEKHVPFFKTGKLLRDRLNGH